From a region of the Stegostoma tigrinum isolate sSteTig4 chromosome 25, sSteTig4.hap1, whole genome shotgun sequence genome:
- the LOC125463161 gene encoding mucin-2-like, producing MWSEWINDMHPSVNQKNDREKLGPIRNVCKSAINRITNIQCEALKFPGYPISKTNDTVTCDVNSGLICHKPASGALTCLDYRIRVCCEPFETTTLPTTTTSVSRATTPGECFCNSDPPRKCNETWQENCDTITCVIAQTYEITKVPCSVPVKPTCYSGLEPKNFPTKGGCCSTWDCDCECQVWGNPHYRTFDGLFYDFFEDCTYVLVQEKVPRYNFSVILDNYYCNRTFLSCLKSLIINYNRHIINFSTERERRPMVTVNEVEVSFPYHAKGFNITKNRKTVTIYIPGIRTTIIGQKHNFRIRVPQQYFLDNTQGQCGSCSRNRKDECVRRNGKIEPPDCCHKTAFDWKVDDPKKPHCQAAPTNVPCEVPPTLPPCEFGKTVCDVISGNLFKKCKNRQDLTNYVKACQYDHCAVNSTETDCTSLEAAAMICNAAGICVDWRDSTNGLCPYNCTEGFTYKACARYNHDYCKDGEKISGERFDERTEGCFCKNGLMLSEDGTQCVPSCARCKDYAGNLRYEGESWSHPNDTCVHYSCSGGVVSKTQVICSFRPDCDEADKIWDKYLCCYSCHDRLKRCKVQLKKIDIRKGGCAGTILVKACEGNCDSSAIFDPRRNGMKRNCKCCQEKETERKVTQLKCRNGKSQLYTYISAKSCSCQICKGENKNVVNSRILN from the exons ATGTGGTCTGAGTGGATCAATGACATGCATCCATCTGTTAATCAAAAGAACGATCGTGAAAAATTGGGCCCAATTCGAAATGTGTGTAAATCTGCTATAAACCGGATAACAAATATTCAATGTGAAGCTCTCAAGTTTCCTGGGTATCCAATTAGTAAAACCAATGATACAGTAACATGTGATGTAAACAGCGGATTGATATGCCACAAACCAGCTAGTGGTGCCCTTACATGTCTGGACTATAGAATTAGAGTTTGCTGTGAACCATTTGAAACAACAACACTTCCAACCACAACAACATCCGTCTCCAGGGCTACTACACCTGGAGAATGTTTCTGTAATTCAGACCCACCAAGGAAG TGCAATGAAACGTGGCAAGAGAACTGTGACACCATTACTTGTGTTATAGCACAAACATATGAAATTACAAAGGTGCCCTGTTCAGTCCCTGTGAAACCTACATGTTACAGTGGTTTAGAGCCCAAAAATTTCCCAACTAAAGGTGGCTGCTGTTCAACATGGGACTGTGACT gTGAATGTCAAGTATGGGGGAATCCACATTATCGTACCTTTGATGGGCTGTTCTATGACTTCTTTGAAGATTGCACATATGTCCTTGTACAAGAAAAAGTTCCAAGATACAATTTCTCTGTGATACTTGATAATTATTACTGTAATCGAACATTCCTGTCTTGCCTCAAATCACTCATTATTAACTACAACCGACATATCATCAATTTTTCAACTGAAAGAGAAAGAAGGCCTATG gtaactgtcaatgaagTAGAAGTGAGTTTTCCATATCATGCAAAAGGATTTAATATTACAAAAAATCGCAAGACAGTTACCATTTATATACCTGGTATTCGAACCACAATCATTggtcaaaaacacaacttcaggATCAGAGTGCCGCAACAGTACTTCTTAGACAATACCCAAGGACAATGTG GTTCTTGTTCTAGAAATAGAAAGGATGAATGTGTGAGAAGGAATGGAAAGATAGAACCACCTGACTGTTGTCACAAAACTGCGTTTGATTGGAAAGTCGATGATCCTAAGAAGCCACATTGCCAAGCAGCTCCTACAAACGTGCCTTGTGAAGTGCCTCCTACTCTCCCACCATGTGAATTTGGGAAAACTGTGTGTGATGTCATATCAGGAAA TTTATTCAAAAAATGCAAAAACAGGCAAGACCTGACTAACTATGTCAAGGCATGTCAGTACGATCACTGTGCTGTGAATTCTACAGAGACGGACTGTACTAGCTTGGAAGCTGCTGCCATGATTTGTAATGCAGCTGGGATATGTGTTGACTGGAGAGACTCGACAAATGGATTATGCC CGTACAACTGCACAGAAGGTTTTACCTACAAAGCCTGCGCCAGATACAATCACGATTATTGTAAGGATGG TGAGAAGATATCTGGGGAGAGATTTGATGAACGTACGGAAGGCTGCTTTTGTAAAAATGGATTGATGCTCTCTGAGGATGGAACCCAATGTGTTCCTTCATGTGCGA GATGCAAAGACTATGCAGGAAACCTAAGATAT GAAGGTGAAAGTTGGTCCCATCCCAATGATACATGCGTCCACTACAGTTGTTCAGGAGGTGTAGTATCAAAGACACAAGTAATATGTTCATTTCGTCCAGACtgcgatgag gCTGACAAAATATGGGACAAATATCTTTGCTGCTATTCCTGTCATGACAGAT TGAAACGATGTAAGGTGCAACTCAAAAAGATTGACATCAGAAAAGGCGGTTGCGCAGGGACCATTCTAGTGAAAGCATGTGAAGGAAATTGTGACTCATCTGCTAT
- the LOC132210975 gene encoding mucin-5AC-like: protein MSAFDCLHNNALTEEESTAPTGSTTTTGLAASSTAEETTTPLPPTTTGSTSILTSGQTTTTRTTEITTTASSTASSTTEVVCLGEWSSWSNIHTPSYYDPNDVEPIRKRLCAPTDSIGDVQCQFVQHPSKPLSESQDNVECIKGVGLVCIHSSSSSETFCSDYQIRVCCENQPSTTVPTTTSLFTTSTETSTPEVTTTTGTSTTPATTATSTTEESTAPTGSTTTTGLAASSTAEETTTPLPPTTTGSTSILTSGQTTTTTTTEITTTASSTASSTTEVVCLGEWSSWSNIHTPSYYYPNDVEPIRKRLCAPTDSIGDVQCQFVQHPSKPLSESQDNVECIKGVGLVCIHSSSSSETFCSDYQIRVCCENQPSTTVPTTTSLFTTSTETSTPEVTTTTGTSTTPATTATSTTEESTAPTGSTTTTGLAASSTAEETTTPLLPTTTGSTSILTSGE from the exons ATGTCGGCA TTTGATTGTTTGCATAACAATGCACTGACTGAAG AAGAATCAACAGCTCCAACAGGAAGCACCACCACAACTGGATTGGCTGCCAGTTCCACAGCGG aAGAAACGACGACACCTTTGCCACCAACTACAACAGGCTCCACCAGTATTTTGACAAGTG gacaaacaacaacaacaagaacAACAGAGATAACCACCACAGCCAGTTCAACTGCCAGTTCCACAACTG AGGTGGTCTGTCTTGGTGAATGGTCTTCCTGGTCCAATATACATACACCATCCTATTACGATCCAAATGATGTTGAGCCCATACGCAAGAGGTTGTGTGCTCCCACTGATTCTATTGGTGACGTTCAGTGTCAATTTGTACAACACCCTTCGAAGCCACTAAGTGAATCACAAGACAATGTGGAATGCATTAAAGGAGTAGGATTGGTGTGTATTCACTCCAGCAGTTCATCAGAAACATTCTGTTCTGACTACCAAATTCGAGTTTGCTGCGAAAACCAACCGTCAACAACTGTTCCGACGACAACCAGCCTATTCACAACCTCCACTGAAACAAGTACACCTG AAGTGACCACAACAACAGGGACAAGCACCACACCCGCAACGACCGCCACTTCGACAACTG AAGAATCAACAGCTCCAACAGGAAGCACCACCACAACTGGATTGGCTGCCAGTTCCACAGCGG aAGAAACGACGACACCTTTGCCACCAACTACAACAGGCTCCACCAGTATTTTGACAAGTG gacaaacaacaacaacaacaacaacagagATAACCACCACAGCCAGTTCAACTGCCAGTTCCACAACTG AGGTGGTCTGTCTTGGTGAATGGTCTTCCTGGTCCAATATACATACACCATCCTATTACTATCCAAATGATGTTGAGCCCATACGCAAGAGGTTGTGTGCTCCCACTGATTCTATTGGTGACGTTCAGTGTCAATTTGTACAACACCCTTCGAAGCCACTAAGTGAATCACAAGACAATGTGGAATGCATTAAAGGAGTAGGATTGGTGTGTATTCACTCCAGCAGTTCATCAGAAACATTCTGTTCTGACTACCAAATTCGAGTTTGCTGCGAAAACCAACCGTCAACAACTGTTCCGACGACAACCAGCCTATTCACAACCTCCACTGAAACAAGTACACCTG AAGTGACCACAACAACAGGGACAAGCACCACACCCGCAACGACCGCCACTTCGACAACTG AAGAATCAACAGCTCCAACAGGAAGCACCACCACAACTGGATTGGCTGCCAGTTCCACAGCGG aAGAAACGACGACACCTTTGCTACCAACAACAACAGGCTCCACCAGTATTTTGACAAGTGGTGAGTGA